GAGGAGCAGCTGGAAAGCATGAAGAACCACTGTCCTGAGCCCTTTCCATGTTGACTTTTTGTTCTCTCCTGATGCAGCTTTGGCCACCttcattattttaacataaGAGAAAACAATGGTGATGCACATGATCAAGAAGTAAAACTGACCTATAGCTGACCTAAAATGATCGTGCCAACTACGCAAGATGAACATCTCTGCAGAACATATTTTGTCATGGGTGTAGAAGCTGTGGGTAGCAGATGCAAAGAAGAAGgagtgaataaaaatacaggGTATAGAGCTGAGGCTGTGAATGATGAGGATGCACTGCAGAGCGCTGCGTGTGGAGCAGAGCTCTGCATGCTGCGGGGGCATGCAAATGGCCACAAAGCGCTCCAGGGTCATTGCTGTCAGAGTAACTGGTGTGACAAAAGTGTAAAGAACCACAAAAATAGACATAATGACACACATACCAATCTGCATGGTAAAACGAAAATAGCTCAAAATGAGCATTATATCAGATATGATTAATATCAAGCTATCAGACAGCAGTGTAACAGCAAATAAGATGTAGCGCATGGTTGTGTAAAAGAAATCCTTTGAAAAAAAGGTTACAATGAGCAACAAGTTGATGTAAAGGAAGATTACCACCAGAAGCTGCACTATAATGACCTGGCCATTGATCTGACGCTGCAAGTATGCACCACCAACCGATGAATTATTAGTCATACCAAAATATTTTAGGCACTATCAAAACTTAACTGATGtatcttataataataatatcacatATATTGTTACATATCTCTTATTACATAAAGACAAATGTTAAGCCCATTGTTCTTTGAAGTCATTAGATGCTATAACAGTATaggtaaaagacaaaaatcaaacCTTCCCTTCAGTAACATGTGGCTGTTCAATGTGGGCCACATTGTGGCCCATATTCAAAGAGTAATGGCTTCAGCTGAGCTCTGTTAAGGTGGTGCAGGAAGATTTTATAGGAGTGACAAGAATGTACCAGAATGATACCAAATGAAACTTGGTGCTCAACACAGTGTCATCACTGCCCCTTACTACTAGTATCACTAATTGACTATCCATAGTTAGAAACTAAAAGTCTCTAGAGTGACCTCAGTAATTAGGCTCCTTTCCATAggaaatgtttatgttttttttacttcacttggagaattttattttatcatgcCAAATAAAAAAGCCTCACAATGTAAAACAGCTGGctatatatttacacatctcAGCAGGCCTAATggaattatatatatttaattatagaTTGCCTATTTAAATTAATGCAGTGAACAATGTAATGAATGTGTTGTGGTCATCATCACTGTCTTTTTGTAAGATATGTAGAAGCCTGAACTAGCCAGCAAGCTAACTATGGcccacaaacaaaacaacaatgaagGAGCCTCCAGagaagaaacatttttgtacattgGATGAAAAGCAGTAATATTCTAAGTTGATAATAGCTGAACGTACCCTTTGATGTTGGAAGGATTTTTTCCTAATTTGGAGGTGGTGGGCATGTGTCACTTTTAAGTGATTGTGCCATATGAAACTGCATTGTGAAGTTCATCTGAGGTTAACATAAAGCTTcagcagcagtctgagttacCAAAATCTAGTAGGTTTGTGCCGGTAGTCATTAATAGgtttactgtttgtgtttgttctggCACCAGACACAAGCAGCAACTACTATGACTTGaagctgaagccaatgtggaagtaccttaaagtgcaatgccaacGACAGCCGCTAGttgctggctccaaaaaatccctggctccaactgagtcccattcaaaaagtgtcaacttctctctagaaatactaagtcaatcacttttttcaacaagtcattattgCTAAATTTGTAACCTCTAATTATACTGGCGTATAATTGCCCCCCCCGGGCAATTATACGCCAGTATTCTCCTGTGATTCAAGATGACACGGGAAATGGGGTGTGCAGGGTCTTTGGTATATAACCTATGACCCCTGCGAGGTTAGGCCATTTTTTTTCACCCAGCTCTGGTCCATGTTAACTTGACTGGGTTGGGCCCCCTACTGCTTTGCTAAGCGGCTGGGATTATAAAGCAGTAGGTGGGCCGCGGCACTGGCCAggctcagtgaggcagtctgatgaTATGGCATGGCAAGGCATACATTCATCGGACTCCGCCAACTGTACCCATGGAGTCCGGTAGAGGacggagcctgtgtgagatagaatgaaggttacgatattgttaccctagttctataagcacaggcagTGCCCTCCACACGTGGGACCCTACTGCTCCCAGGCTGTCCACTGAAGTGGTTTTGGATGGTGCGCGGCAGCGAGACGCTGCTTATATAGGGTGCGGGATGCATGTAATCAGTAGGCATGTCCTGTTTGACAGGCTAAgcacatgcaaatttcagtgagTGTGATTgaaggagagtattacccataaagtccagtagagggctctgcctgtgcttatagaactagggttacaatatcataacctttGTTTCAGCAACATCTCCTATCATTTGTATGCTGAAGAAATCCATATTGACTGTCTGTATTGAACAACTGTTTAGATGCAATTAGGAACTGAATGGCAAATAATTTCCTGCAGttaaatgcagataaaactgaagtcttGATTATTGCTCCTGATCACCTTCATTCAGTGATCAGACAGAACCTTGGTGCCTTATCCTTGCTCTCGGTTTAGTCTGCGTaatcttggtgtgatttttgacCAATCCATGAGTTTTGATGCTTATATTAGGATGCTGACAGACtaatatttctttcatttcagtaacATAGCCAAAGGCAGGTATGTGAGCTGAATTGGAGATGCTAATACATGCTTTTACGTCTAAACTACTGTAATTCCCTTAATAAATCTTCCTTGGACCACTTACAAACTGTCTAAAATGTTGCTGCTAGGCTTTTAACATGATCCAACAGATTGTCACACATAACACCTATTTTTACCTTTCTACATGGCTTCCTGTTaattttagaattcattttaaaatcttggTGCTCACTTATAAAGCCCTGTATGGCCAGGCTCCACATTATATCGTGGACCTTCTGCACCCCCACACCACGAACCAAGGTCTTATATCTTCTAACCAGGCTCCTAAGTGTCccttaaacacatttttagacTCAAGGAGAACGTGCATTCCAGTTGCCAGCACCTAAGCTTTGGAATAGTCTCCCCTCTGTggactcttttaaaaagcagttttaaatgtatctgttcagacaggcatttaggtagcatgtggtattttatgtttttacttgtgttttatGCCTGCTTTTCTCCTGTGTGTTTAATTTGATGTTtatctttgatttatttatttattgtttttttttgtgtgcctgtgaagcactttgtgactagtgtctgtgaaaggtgctatataaattaaCTTTACTTCCTTCCTTACTTACTTATGTGCAAAATAGGCAGCATGAGAGTGTTTATTTTCAAGACAGTTTTCATTGTAACAAGTAAATGATATCTAAAGCAATTCAGGGATGAAAGGCAGGAGATCATGTGAGTCAGTGTAATATACTGTTAGGAAATGTACAGGAAATGGGCTGGGAAAATGTAGTTGCACACATGTTCATGAAtagcaaatgtaaacatcccaaaaaaaagtatgattttttaaatattttttgttgttgttgcaacAGGATCCATTGAATCATGTTTCCATAAAATACTATCATAAATAAGGCtagaaacaaatgcaaaacatgttattttagtAGCAAAATACCATGACTTTAATTTGTCAaacaagataaatctgatgaTTGTTTCTTATACAGGCCACAGAGAGCATAGTATTTCAGTGCATGAAAGAACATTTCATCCCTGAGGCCATAAATGAGAGGACTCAGACATCTCGGAGCAAGATAAAAAGTAATGTAGGTAAAGTATCTGACACTGACGAACAATATTGAATCAATCTGAAGTGTAGCAGATTCTATGAAAGGGCACCACAGCTGGATGAGACAGAGGAGCAGCTGGAAAGCATGAAGAACCACTGTCCTGAGCCCTTTCCATGTTGACTTTTTGTTCTCTCCTGATGCTGCTTTGGCCACCttcattattttaacataaGAGAAAACAATGGTAATGCACATGATCAAGAAGTAGAACTGACTTATAGCTGATCTAAAATGATCGTGCCAACTACGCAAGATGAAAATCTCCACAGAGCATATTTTGTCCTGGGTGTATAAACCGTGGGTAGCAGATGCAAAGAAGAAGgagtaaataaaaatacaggGTATAGAGCTGAGGCCGTGAATGATGAGGATGCACTGCAGAGCGCTGCGTGTGGAGCAGAGCTCTGCATGCCGCAGGGGCATGCAAATGGCCACAAAGCGCTCCAGGGTCATTGCTGTCAGAGTAACTGGTGTGACGAAAGTGTAAAGAACcacaacaataaacataatgATACATATGCCAATATGCATGGTAAAACGAAAATAGGTCAAAATGAGCAGTATATCAGACATGATTAATAACAAGCTATCAGACAGCAGTGTAACAGCAAATAAGATGTAGCGCATGGTTGTGTAGAAGAAATCCTTTGAAAAAAAGGTTACAATGAGCAACAAGTTGATGTAAAGGAAGATTACCACCAGAAGCTGCACTATAATGACCTGGCCATAACGCTGCCAGTATGCACCACCAACCGATGAATCATTAGTCATACTAAAATATTTTAGGCACTACCAAAAGTTAACTGATGTATCTTATAACATCAATATCACATATATGTTACATATATCTTATTACATAAAGACAAATGTTAAGTCCAATGTTCTTTGAAGTCATTAGATGCTGGTTCAAGtacagacaaaagacaaaaatcaaacTTCCCTGCAGTAACATGTGAATGTTGAATGTGTCCCACATTGTGGCCCATACTCAAAGAACAATGGCTTCAGCTGAGCTCTGTTCAAGTGGAGCAGGAAGATTTTATAGGAGTGACAAGAACATACCAGAATGCCAGAATGATACCAAATGAAActttgctcaacacagtgtcaTCACTGCCCCTTACTACTAGTATCACTAATTGGCTATCCATAGTTAGACACTAAAAATCTCTAGAGTGACCTCAGTAATTAAGCTCCTTTCCATAggaaatgtttatgtttttttttacttcactctgagaattttattttatcatgcCAAATAAAAAAGCCTCTCAATTTATAACAGATAGCTCTATATTTACACATCTCAGCAGGCCTAACagaattataaatatttaattgtgGATTGCCTTAATACAGTGAACAATGTAATGAATGTGTTGTGGTCATCATCACTGTCTATTTGTAAGGTATGCAGAAGCCTGAGCAAGCAAGCTAACTATGGCCTGCAAACAAAACCACAATGAAGGAGCCTCcagagaaaaaacacttttgtacACTGGATGAAAAGCATTAATATTCTAAGTTGATAATAGCTGAATGCACCCTTTGATGTTGGAAGGATTATTTACTAATTTGGTGGTGGTGGGCATTAGgagtgtgcctgaatacaaatacattatttcaaaaattatttgttttcggaaagaaaaaaaaacatgtctaataccagcgcacaggtcggttacatcgctatctcagtctctctcctctgctccgctgttatgtctatcagcaggtctcagtgaggggagtcacatccacctgctacatgacgcacatttccttatttggacatcagtcccggagttgggggtgttcagagataaagctgagctagTGACACATGGGAAGTGCTCTcgagggactctccataacctgttattccccttctcctttccacaaactTTGGTTGTataaaaataggcaataaatgaaaagtgcaaagcaacaGTCGCCTTATTagttcttctctacacgttacacagtgtgctgtctctgtgttatgggtgtataaataggtagaggtctgtcttcaatgaggcgatgagtaaagttttagctcagtagtcagcacagtcatctatgatctgaaagactccagttcaagacctgttgtggggacctccttcataaggtagtttattcatgaacacttattgtaattttctaaaaatgaaagtataataaaaacaacagaatttttaagcctctttccacttttattcaaatataaatacaaatatattttgctgcctcaacaaatacagataaaaatacaaatactgggccctctaCACATCCCTAGTGGGCATGTGTCACTCTTAAGTAGTTGTGCAAAATGAAACTGCATTGTGAAGTTCATCTGAGGGTAACAAAGCTTCAGCAGCAGTCTCACTTACCAAAATAGTGTCAACATCTCcctagaaatactaagtcaattaCTTTTTTAAGCAAGTCATATTGGTCTCAATCACTACATTCAggtcctctaataagtgtgctagTGGTGATTTTGGAAAtcattgctctgttaataagatttgaagacttatagtagctttgatgtctgccatgtgggcgttgctgtttgctcacctgctgctctccctggttCTGGGGCTCAAGTGCAccgctcggtgttcccagtaaggTAGAGTTGGTCTGAAGTAGTGTGGCATGTTTCCAGAATGTGAAAGGCAAAACCCCACACTCCTTACTttgaaggtcctggctccaaatggaaaagatgccaccaaccataagcagcaactctgttCTAGCTTGGTAACCTTCATGTATAGTATAATCTTTACGGTTGTAGTCATTCTGCAGTCTACAGCCAAGTGAAACTATTGGCTGAGAGTTATTTTATGTCTGTAGTGGTAATGAAAAGGTTGGGTGAGCCCAGCCTCACCTCATACACTCTATTGTGGGCCTGTGAGGTCCATGATGGATGGAAAAATGTACCATTCATGTGTACCTCTAGCTATTTCTCTCTCAACCACCTTGTAAACTTGCCATTGTGCAtggattttaattattttaaatcataacACATTTAAGTCTCTCATTCTACTACTCTTACACTTGTGCTCCTAGTATGTTGta
This region of Thunnus maccoyii chromosome 6, fThuMac1.1, whole genome shotgun sequence genomic DNA includes:
- the LOC121898983 gene encoding odorant receptor 131-2-like, encoding MTNDSSVGGAYWQRYGQVIIVQLLVVIFLYINLLLIVTFFSKDFFYTTMRYILFAVTLLSDSLLLIMSDILLILTYFRFTMHIGICIIMFIVVVLYTFVTPVTLTAMTLERFVAICMPLRHAELCSTRSALQCILIIHGLSSIPCIFIYSFFFASATHGLYTQDKICSVEIFILRSWHDHFRSAISQFYFLIMCITIVFSYVKIMKVAKAASGENKKSTWKGLRTVVLHAFQLLLCLIQLWCPFIESATLQIDSILFVSVRYFTYITFYLAPRCLSPLIYGLRDEMFFHALKYYALCGLYKKQSSDLSCLTN
- the LOC121898980 gene encoding odorant receptor 131-2-like, which produces MTNNSSVGGAYLQRQINGQVIIVQLLVVIFLYINLLLIVTFFSKDFFYTTMRYILFAVTLLSDSLILIISDIMLILSYFRFTMQIGMCVIMSIFVVLYTFVTPVTLTAMTLERFVAICMPPQHAELCSTRSALQCILIIHSLSSIPCIFIHSFFFASATHSFYTHDKICSAEMFILRSWHDHFRSAIGQFYFLIMCITIVFSYVKIMKVAKAASGENKKSTWKGLRTVVLHAFQLLLCLIQLWCPFIESAVLQIDLMLFINIRYFTYITFYLAPRCLSPLIYGLRDEMFFHALKYYALCGLYKKQSSDLSCLTN